Within Microbacterium proteolyticum, the genomic segment CACGACGGTGACCTTGTCGTACGGGGCATCATCAGCCAACTGGCCGACGCCACCATAGCCGATAAGCTCACGCGGCTCCGCAACTGGTTCACTCTCAATATCCCGGCGATCCTCACCAACCTCGCCAACCGGTAGCCGCCAGCATCACGAGAACCGGTCGCCAACCAAACGAAGTCTTGAGTTATTCCACCGTGCGGCACAAAAGGAGTCTGTGATGACGGTTGCCAACGACTCCGTCGAAGTCGAAGTTCCATCGTCGCGCCGCGTTCCCATGACCGAGCTCGAGCCAGGGATCGTGGCAGTCCTGGGCATCGGTGCCAGCGTGGTCGGGGTGTTCGTCGGCGTCCTGACAGCGAACCTGCTGTTCGCCTACATGATGCTGTGCCTTCCCGTCGCGCTGGTGCTCCTCTTCGGTGCGTTCGTGCCGAGCAAGAGCACCAGCCGGCCCGTTCCAGGCAAGTACGGCATCGCGCTCCCGGTCGCGGCACTCATCCTGAGCGTCGTCGGCAGCCTGCTCGGGATCGTGCTCGGTCACGTCAGCCGTCACATCATCCGCGCCCACGGCGGTGACGGCGGAAAGATCGCCCTGGCCGCGTGCGTCGTCGGCTATGCCGCGCTGTTTCTCCAGATCGCAGTTGTCCTGTGGTTGGCGACCGCCGTTCTGCGGGCATAGCGCTTTCGCGAATCCGGGCAAGAAGCTGCAGGGTTTCGGTGACTCAATCACGCGAAAACGTCGGGGCTGCTCATAAGGTCGAAGATATGGCTACGCGACAGATTGCTCAGGTTATCGACGACCTCGATGGCACCACCCTCGATGAGGGAGAAGGAAAGCAGATCACCTTCTCGATCGAAGGTCGCTCCTACGAAATCGACCTGTCCGAGAAGAACGCCGACAAGTTCTACGCCGCATTTGCTCCCTACGTCGATGCCGCCCGCCCGATCGGTTCCCCGAGTCGCCGCACCACCCCGGCCCGTGCTTCGCGCGCGAAGAGCGACCTCGACCTCAACGCCATCCGCGAGTGGGCGCGGGCCAACGGTCACTCCGTGAGCGACCGTGGACGCATCGCGGGACCCATCATTGAGGCTTACCAGGCTGCACAGGCCTGACCCGCTCGAGAAGCTCCCATTGAGCGGCTCGGCCGACCAGGTGTCCGTCGAGGACAGCCGCGTGGCCATGTGCCTGCCACTCGCTGTTACATTCCCGGTTCTATTCAGTAGCATCCAGGTGTGGAGAAGCAGTCGCCCGATCCCGACGCCGCGATCAGCGAGATCATCGAACGCCTTGAGGAGCGCTATCCGCAGATCGCGCCCGCCGAGGTTCGTGCCGCGGTCGAAGCCGCCCGGCAACATTTTGCTCGCGCGAGGGTGAAGGACTTCGTCCCACTGTTCATCGAACGCGACGCGCGGGCACGTATCGAGAGGCCCGTCACCTGATTCGCGCCGGTGATGCGCTGCTCCGCGGCGTGGGGGGTTAGATGACGCCTTTGTGGTGAAGAAATTGGGCGGTGCGTTCGTGGGCTTCGGCGCTGACCGGCTCTCCGGTGACGCGGCGGACCTCCCCGAGCAGGACGATGATCTCTCCGGTCATTCCGAACCGGTGCTCCGTCAGAGTGACGTCGACCACTCCGATGCCCGGGACTTTGTAGAGCGTCATGCTCGGAGGGTCCGTGGCGGCAAGGGAAGAAGCCGTGGCGTCGCCTTGGACACGGTCAACTGCACATCGAAGCTGTCCGCTTGGATACTGCAGGCGCGGTGCGGCGCGGGTGTGCCGGACCGAGTGAGGGGAGATTCCATGGAGGCTCACATGGCGCCGAGGTGGACGGCGACCGCGTACCACTCATTCTGATCCTGGATGGGGTGACCGCTGTCTGCGTACCGAGCCTCTACCAGCGCTCGAAGAACTATGCTTCGATCTCTGTTCGCGCTTTCCTGCATTCGATAGGTGACCTTCCCCACCCCTCGGACCTGGACCACACCCGTCACCACCTCAACCCCCATGTCGGCACCGTACGTCGCTAGATCGCCTCTGGCATGAACGGCTGAACACGATCTGTCGCCGACGCCGGATTCGAGATACTGCGCGGCACCGGGTACTCACGATGTCTGTGCCCGGCGCGGTGCGGCCGGACTTTCAGCTGCCAGCGCGAAATTCGATGCGGGCGGCCCGGCGGATCACGTCGTCGGAGCGGACGTGTTCGATGTCGGCGGCGTGCTCGGCCTGCTGTCGTGCGTTCTCACGTTCCTCGCGGACGTTGCGTGAGATTCGCGCGAGAACATCGGCGAGCACGGTCGAGAGGCCGCTCTCGAGTTCTTCGAGGTTGGATTGGTGGATCTCGAGTCGCCGGTCGGAGACGGTCAGGGTGACCTCGGGGTAGCCGGCATCCGTGAGGGCGGCGGTCTCCGCGCGCAGAGCGGTGAGTTCTTCGGGAAGGGGGCGGCGGTTGAACACCGCGTCGATCTGGTACCGCTGCGGGGCGTCGGCGGTTCCCAGGCTGTTCGGGAGCGAGCCAGGGAGGACAGAGGTGAGCCCCAGGTCGCTGTCGGAGGAGATGGTGGCGGGTTCGGTGATCATGAGTGAGCGGACTCCTCGTTCGTTTCGGTGGCGCTGCTGCTGGTGACTGGCCGCCCGAACGCGGGCGCGTCATTGGCGGGTGAGGGTCGGTCGGATGAGGACGCCGTCGCGGCGCGCGCAATCTCCGCGTCTCGTCGCGCCTGGGTCTCCACCGTGGGGGCGTACCCCTGCCAGTGCTCTCCGGTCGCGTCCGCCCACCGTCCTCGCCGGGCGCGGGC encodes:
- a CDS encoding three-helix bundle dimerization domain-containing protein; translated protein: MEKQSPDPDAAISEIIERLEERYPQIAPAEVRAAVEAARQHFARARVKDFVPLFIERDARARIERPVT
- a CDS encoding DUF4190 domain-containing protein; this encodes MTVANDSVEVEVPSSRRVPMTELEPGIVAVLGIGASVVGVFVGVLTANLLFAYMMLCLPVALVLLFGAFVPSKSTSRPVPGKYGIALPVAALILSVVGSLLGIVLGHVSRHIIRAHGGDGGKIALAACVVGYAALFLQIAVVLWLATAVLRA
- a CDS encoding histone-like nucleoid-structuring protein Lsr2; translated protein: MATRQIAQVIDDLDGTTLDEGEGKQITFSIEGRSYEIDLSEKNADKFYAAFAPYVDAARPIGSPSRRTTPARASRAKSDLDLNAIREWARANGHSVSDRGRIAGPIIEAYQAAQA